In one window of Candidatus Avedoeria danica DNA:
- a CDS encoding adenylate kinase, translating to MIVILLGAPGSGKGTQSERLTDALDLVHISSGDLFRDHLGRGTPLGELARSYMDAGALVPDEVTIGMIADRLDQPDVHGKGRVLFDGFPRTVAQADALDVLLSEIGAGSVGAAVFIDVSEATVVERMAGRGRSDDNPDAIRTRLAAFRRDTEPVIAFYRAQGKLVAVDGEGAVDDVFERIMGGLLACE from the coding sequence ATGATCGTGATCCTCCTCGGCGCGCCGGGTTCCGGCAAGGGCACCCAATCGGAGCGCCTGACCGATGCGCTCGACCTGGTCCACATCAGCTCAGGCGACCTCTTCCGCGACCACCTCGGCCGCGGCACGCCGCTCGGCGAACTCGCGCGCTCGTACATGGACGCCGGCGCGCTCGTGCCGGACGAGGTGACGATCGGGATGATCGCCGATCGCTTGGACCAGCCGGACGTGCACGGCAAGGGCCGCGTGCTCTTCGACGGGTTCCCCCGCACCGTGGCCCAGGCCGACGCGCTGGACGTGCTTCTCAGCGAGATCGGCGCCGGGAGTGTAGGGGCCGCGGTGTTCATCGACGTCAGCGAGGCGACGGTCGTCGAGCGCATGGCCGGTCGCGGCCGTTCGGACGACAATCCGGATGCGATCCGCACGCGTCTGGCGGCGTTCCGGCGCGACACCGAGCCCGTGATCGCGTTCTACCGCGCCCAGGGCAAACTGGTGGCCGTGGACGGCGAAGGTGCGGTGGACGACGTGTTCGAGCGGATCATGGGGGGCTTGCTCGCCTGCGAATGA
- the trmFO gene encoding methylenetetrahydrofolate--tRNA-(uracil(54)-C(5))-methyltransferase (FADH(2)-oxidizing) TrmFO, which produces MPNRTDPERDPRPHLAVVGGGLAGCEAAWQAAQRGVDVTLYEMRPHRTTPAHTTDRLAELVCSNSLGSTLPDRSGGLLKSEMRALGSLVLAAAEAAALPAGGALAVDRALFAEGVTAKLEAHPRITVVREEITRVPDGPTVIATGPLTSDVLAADLVRLTGAEHLYFYDALAPIVAADSIDMRIAFRGSRWGRGETEAGDYINCPMDEAEFTRFYDALCAAERIPLPAFERAHGAVEDGPVESGAVGVAGDDSDAGAEPADASDPSPTHEPHFEGCLPIEVIAQRGRKSLTFGPMRPVGLRDPRIGRRPFAVVQLRQDNVAATLYNLVGFQTNVRWGEQEAVLRLIPGLDGAEFVRLGQMHRNTYINSPVLLRPTMAMRDRPDLFFAGQITGIEGYTGNAACGLVAGANAARAILGQAPASLPVTTMLGALCHYVTHADPAHFQPMKSNFGLMPPLDAPPRAKADRHRAYADRALADLAAWSDAVDWRPPSALAPERGALLEMEGARL; this is translated from the coding sequence ATGCCCAACCGCACCGACCCCGAACGTGACCCTCGCCCCCACCTCGCCGTTGTCGGCGGCGGCCTGGCCGGCTGCGAGGCCGCATGGCAGGCCGCACAGCGCGGCGTCGACGTCACGCTGTACGAGATGCGCCCGCACCGAACGACGCCGGCGCACACGACGGACCGCTTGGCCGAGCTCGTATGCTCGAACAGCCTCGGCAGCACGCTCCCCGACCGCTCCGGCGGCTTGCTGAAATCGGAGATGCGTGCGCTCGGCTCGCTCGTCCTCGCGGCGGCCGAAGCGGCGGCGCTGCCCGCCGGCGGTGCGCTGGCCGTCGACCGGGCGCTGTTCGCCGAGGGTGTGACGGCAAAGCTCGAGGCCCACCCGCGGATCACGGTCGTCCGGGAGGAGATCACGCGCGTCCCGGACGGCCCGACGGTGATCGCCACCGGCCCGCTGACGAGCGATGTGCTCGCTGCCGACCTCGTTCGCCTGACAGGCGCCGAACACCTGTACTTCTACGACGCCCTCGCACCGATCGTCGCGGCCGACTCGATCGACATGCGCATCGCATTCCGCGGCTCGCGCTGGGGCAGGGGCGAGACCGAGGCCGGCGACTACATCAACTGTCCGATGGACGAGGCCGAGTTCACCCGCTTCTACGATGCGTTGTGCGCCGCCGAGCGGATTCCGCTGCCGGCGTTCGAGCGCGCGCACGGGGCGGTCGAGGACGGGCCGGTCGAGAGCGGGGCGGTGGGCGTCGCCGGCGACGACTCCGACGCCGGCGCTGAGCCCGCCGACGCGTCCGATCCGTCCCCGACGCACGAGCCGCATTTCGAAGGCTGCCTGCCGATCGAGGTGATCGCGCAGCGTGGCAGGAAATCGCTCACGTTCGGGCCGATGCGGCCGGTTGGCCTGCGCGATCCACGCATCGGACGCCGTCCGTTCGCCGTCGTCCAACTGCGCCAGGACAACGTCGCCGCCACGCTCTACAACCTCGTCGGCTTTCAGACGAACGTGCGCTGGGGCGAGCAGGAGGCCGTGCTGCGCCTGATCCCCGGCCTCGATGGGGCGGAGTTCGTCCGGCTGGGTCAAATGCACCGCAACACGTACATCAACAGCCCCGTCCTGCTCCGGCCGACGATGGCGATGCGCGACCGGCCCGACCTCTTCTTCGCCGGTCAGATCACCGGGATCGAGGGCTACACCGGCAACGCGGCCTGCGGGCTCGTCGCCGGCGCCAACGCCGCGCGGGCGATCCTGGGCCAGGCGCCCGCCAGCCTGCCCGTCACGACGATGCTCGGCGCGCTATGCCACTACGTCACGCACGCGGATCCGGCGCACTTCCAGCCGATGAAATCGAACTTCGGCCTCATGCCGCCGCTCGACGCGCCGCCGCGTGCCAAGGCGGATCGCCACCGCGCGTACGCCGATCGGGCGCTGGCGGACCTGGCGGCATGGTCGGACGCAGTCGACTGGCGGCCGCCGTCGGCCTTGGCCCCCGAACGTGGGGCGTTGCTTGAAATGGAAGGCGCCCGCCTGTGA
- the smpB gene encoding SsrA-binding protein SmpB: protein MADQPARATPAAGRGPTKGAPSGRPNGAATRSKGASGKAGSKADGPPPVKVVATNRRARHDFEITRTLEAGIVLMGSEIKSLRAGRVSLQEAYVSIDRGEAWLVGANFASWQAASYSDHDPLRRRKLLLKSKEIFELGRTVQLKGMTLVPMRLYLKGGWAKLEIGVGRGKKLYDKRDSLKQRDTAREMARATARSDR, encoded by the coding sequence GTGGCTGATCAGCCGGCTCGCGCGACACCGGCGGCGGGTCGCGGGCCCACCAAGGGCGCACCGTCCGGCCGGCCGAATGGCGCAGCCACCCGTTCGAAGGGTGCGTCCGGCAAGGCCGGCAGCAAGGCGGATGGTCCGCCGCCCGTCAAGGTCGTCGCGACGAATCGCAGGGCGCGGCATGACTTCGAGATCACGCGCACGCTCGAGGCCGGCATCGTCCTCATGGGCAGCGAGATCAAGAGCCTGCGCGCCGGGCGGGTCAGCCTGCAGGAAGCGTATGTCTCGATCGATCGCGGCGAGGCTTGGCTGGTCGGCGCGAACTTCGCGTCGTGGCAGGCCGCCAGCTACAGCGACCATGACCCGTTGCGCCGCCGCAAGCTCCTGCTGAAGAGCAAGGAGATCTTCGAGCTCGGCAGGACGGTGCAGCTGAAGGGCATGACGCTCGTGCCGATGCGCCTCTACCTGAAGGGCGGCTGGGCGAAGCTCGAGATCGGCGTCGGACGCGGCAAGAAGCTGTACGACAAGCGCGACAGCCTCAAGCAGCGCGACACGGCCCGCGAGATGGCCCGCGCGACGGCGCGCTCCGATCGCTAG
- a CDS encoding S41 family peptidase — translation MRYFLRLTLLFVVALVVLLFAFALGYRSADRLDPALTARLETLVARRADGGTAPGANGSEAAVDGAVPDDAAASPSNPTSSGTAGSQPDGLSDAGFDTFWSAWKAITDTYGSDLPDSKVITYGAIRGSLRALNDPYTLFSDPVDTEIQRPELEGEFSGIGAFVNQNDQGQLVIQTPMRGQPAEKAGIKSGDVVLKVDGRDIAGLETNEAVLLIRGKKGTRVVLTLLREGTPEPFDVAVVRDTIKVPSVNTARLLTEEGAPTVGYIELTVFAQETRDEMRTAIRDLREAGMEALVLDLRNNPGGYLNAAIGVTSEFVESGVVTYREDRAGVRNEERVVPGGTAYDVPLVVLVNGGSASASEIVAGAIRDHDRGVLVGEQTFGKGSVQNVHHLSDGSELRVTVEIWRTPDGSLIHRRGIAPMIVVTPPPEPTPLPTPTGATPVPSATPPPTPSPAATAVDAAGSAGSAGDDAAPDDAGLGGAPDADAPPDVQLERAVQEALRLLGAR, via the coding sequence ATGCGGTACTTCTTGCGGCTCACGTTGTTGTTCGTGGTGGCGTTGGTCGTTCTCCTGTTCGCGTTCGCGCTCGGGTACCGGTCCGCGGACCGGTTGGACCCGGCGCTTACGGCCCGCCTCGAGACGCTCGTCGCGCGGCGGGCGGACGGCGGCACGGCCCCCGGCGCGAATGGCTCGGAAGCCGCTGTGGACGGCGCCGTTCCGGACGACGCAGCGGCGTCGCCGTCGAACCCAACCTCGTCGGGAACGGCCGGGTCGCAGCCAGACGGCTTGTCGGATGCCGGGTTCGACACGTTCTGGTCGGCCTGGAAGGCGATCACCGACACGTACGGCAGCGATCTGCCCGACTCCAAGGTGATCACGTACGGCGCCATTCGCGGCAGCTTGCGCGCGCTGAACGATCCGTACACGCTCTTCTCCGATCCAGTGGACACGGAGATTCAGCGGCCGGAGCTCGAGGGCGAGTTCAGCGGCATCGGGGCGTTCGTGAATCAGAACGACCAGGGCCAGTTGGTGATCCAGACCCCAATGCGCGGCCAGCCGGCCGAGAAGGCCGGTATCAAGTCCGGCGACGTCGTCCTCAAAGTGGACGGGCGCGACATCGCGGGACTTGAGACGAACGAGGCCGTTCTCCTGATCCGCGGCAAGAAGGGCACGCGCGTCGTGCTCACATTGCTGCGCGAAGGCACGCCCGAACCGTTCGACGTCGCGGTGGTGCGCGACACGATCAAGGTCCCGTCCGTGAACACCGCGCGCCTCTTGACCGAGGAAGGCGCGCCGACCGTCGGCTACATCGAGCTGACCGTCTTCGCCCAGGAGACCCGCGACGAGATGCGCACGGCGATCCGCGACCTGCGCGAGGCCGGCATGGAGGCGCTCGTTCTCGACTTGCGCAACAATCCGGGCGGGTACCTGAACGCCGCAATCGGTGTGACGAGCGAGTTCGTCGAGAGCGGCGTCGTCACGTATCGCGAGGACCGGGCCGGCGTTCGCAACGAGGAACGGGTCGTGCCGGGCGGCACGGCATACGACGTGCCGCTCGTCGTCCTGGTCAACGGCGGCAGCGCCTCGGCCAGCGAGATCGTGGCCGGCGCGATCCGCGACCACGACCGCGGCGTGCTGGTGGGCGAGCAGACGTTCGGCAAGGGCTCGGTCCAGAACGTCCACCATCTGTCCGACGGCTCCGAGTTGCGCGTGACGGTCGAGATCTGGCGCACACCGGATGGCTCGCTCATCCACCGCCGCGGCATCGCGCCGATGATCGTCGTGACGCCCCCTCCAGAGCCGACACCCCTCCCGACCCCCACCGGTGCGACCCCGGTGCCATCCGCAACGCCGCCGCCGACCCCATCACCGGCCGCAACGGCCGTCGATGCCGCCGGATCCGCCGGATCCGCTGGCGACGATGCTGCGCCGGACGACGCCGGTCTCGGCGGCGCACCGGACGCCGACGCGCCACCGGACGTCCAGCTTGAACGAGCGGTCCAAGAAGCGTTGCGACTGCTGGGGGCACGCTGA
- the mutS gene encoding DNA mismatch repair protein MutS, whose product MSDSSMLRQWSEIKAQFADCLIFFRLGDFYEAFNEDAERFASVCDVVLTSRPVSKDRRIPMAGVPFHAVDGYIAQLVRAGVKVAIVEQSGGEGGADKRSRMSRAGLPQAAEPGDGGRPATTAESPGDATALDLGATAPPAVKTAKPTAKPKLMAREVVRVVTPGTLIEGELLEARQANYLAALVRADKGDGVGLAHLDISTGAFATTDFAGEDSLRRAHDELVRLRPAEVVVPEPQSAADDAFVARLKEQLSLSGLPTVVMGHARWQFEDANAQRVLLEHFGATTLRAYGCADRPLACAAAGAALGYALVAQRGQLAQVTGLATYDVDDFMTLDAATRRNLEISVTLRGDARSGTLLSVLDTTRTALGARTLRAWLDRPLVDAPRIAHRHDAVGALVDAPDVRTAMREALAGTPDLERLVNRAVAGYAGPREILALARAARAAPAVATIVTAAGGAAAQHLGGLCRQDTSAIAARIELALVDEPPAVLGSAGTIRPGASAALDALHDGISAARAWIASLEGRERERTGLRKLKVGYNRVFGFYLELPKSMADSAPADYERRQTLVDNERYVTPELKSREAEVLGGEEQIQALERTIFRDLVADVAAAAPVLLAAARDLGILDALASLADIAATHHYVRPSLDDSRSLELVGARHPVVERRLGGVPFVPNDLVLAEGEIVLLTGPNMAGKSTVGRMVAHIVLLAQVGSFVPADRARIGLVDRIFTRIGAQDELAAGQSTFMVEMVETANILHHATPRSLIILDELGRGTSTYDGIAIAWAVLEHVHNHPRLGARTLFATHYHELTALSEVLPRVRNVSMKVAETDGRIVFLHRVVDGAADRSYGVHVAELAGLPQSVVRRAWALLERLEEGDGVPLQEAVGRPVADEKGQLSLFAPAPAAAPHPALEALRALDLDGLTPLEALTRLYELRRMAQG is encoded by the coding sequence ATGAGTGACTCCAGCATGCTCCGGCAATGGTCGGAGATCAAGGCGCAGTTCGCCGACTGCCTGATCTTCTTCCGCCTGGGCGATTTCTACGAAGCCTTCAACGAGGACGCCGAACGGTTCGCAAGCGTCTGCGACGTCGTCCTCACGAGCCGGCCGGTCAGCAAGGACCGGCGGATCCCCATGGCCGGCGTCCCGTTCCATGCCGTCGACGGCTACATCGCCCAACTCGTGCGCGCCGGCGTCAAGGTCGCGATCGTCGAGCAGAGCGGCGGGGAAGGGGGCGCGGACAAGCGGTCGCGGATGAGCCGCGCCGGGCTGCCGCAGGCAGCTGAACCGGGCGATGGCGGCCGACCGGCGACAACGGCCGAATCGCCCGGTGACGCGACCGCACTCGATCTTGGCGCCACCGCCCCGCCTGCCGTCAAAACCGCCAAGCCCACCGCCAAGCCCAAGCTCATGGCCCGCGAGGTCGTCCGCGTCGTGACCCCCGGCACGCTCATCGAGGGCGAGCTGCTCGAAGCGCGGCAGGCCAACTACCTGGCGGCGCTCGTCCGGGCCGACAAGGGCGACGGCGTCGGCCTGGCGCACCTGGACATCTCCACGGGCGCCTTCGCGACGACGGACTTCGCGGGCGAGGACAGCCTGCGCCGCGCTCACGACGAGCTCGTCCGGCTGCGGCCGGCCGAAGTCGTCGTGCCCGAGCCCCAGAGCGCCGCGGACGACGCGTTCGTGGCGCGCTTGAAGGAACAGCTCAGCCTGAGTGGTCTGCCGACGGTCGTCATGGGCCATGCCAGATGGCAATTCGAGGACGCGAACGCCCAGCGCGTTCTGCTCGAGCACTTCGGCGCAACGACCCTGCGCGCGTACGGCTGCGCCGACCGCCCGCTGGCCTGCGCCGCCGCCGGCGCCGCGCTCGGCTACGCCCTGGTCGCACAGCGCGGCCAACTGGCCCAAGTGACGGGGCTGGCCACGTATGACGTCGACGACTTCATGACGCTCGACGCCGCGACGCGGCGGAACCTCGAGATCTCGGTCACGCTGCGCGGCGACGCGCGAAGCGGCACGCTGCTTTCGGTGCTCGACACGACCCGCACCGCGCTCGGTGCCCGTACGCTCCGCGCCTGGCTCGACCGGCCGCTCGTCGACGCCCCGCGCATCGCCCACCGCCACGACGCCGTCGGCGCGCTCGTCGACGCGCCCGACGTGCGCACCGCGATGCGCGAAGCGCTTGCCGGCACGCCCGACCTCGAGCGCCTCGTCAACCGCGCCGTCGCGGGCTACGCCGGCCCGCGCGAGATCCTCGCGCTCGCGCGCGCGGCGCGAGCGGCGCCCGCGGTCGCCACGATCGTGACGGCCGCGGGCGGGGCGGCGGCCCAGCACCTCGGCGGCTTGTGCAGGCAGGACACGAGCGCCATCGCCGCGCGGATCGAGCTGGCCCTCGTCGACGAGCCGCCGGCCGTCCTGGGCAGCGCGGGCACGATCCGGCCGGGCGCTTCCGCGGCCCTCGATGCGCTGCACGATGGGATCAGCGCAGCGCGGGCGTGGATCGCGTCCCTCGAGGGGCGGGAGCGGGAGCGGACGGGCCTTCGCAAGTTGAAGGTCGGGTACAACCGGGTGTTCGGCTTCTACCTCGAGCTGCCGAAATCCATGGCTGACAGCGCGCCGGCCGACTACGAACGCCGCCAGACGCTCGTCGACAACGAGCGTTACGTCACGCCTGAGCTGAAGTCGCGCGAGGCCGAGGTTCTCGGCGGCGAGGAGCAGATTCAGGCACTGGAGCGAACGATCTTCCGCGACCTCGTCGCCGACGTCGCCGCCGCCGCGCCGGTGCTCCTTGCCGCCGCGAGGGACCTCGGCATCCTCGACGCGCTCGCCAGCTTGGCCGACATCGCCGCAACCCACCACTACGTTCGGCCGTCGCTGGACGACAGCCGCTCACTCGAGCTCGTCGGCGCACGCCACCCGGTCGTCGAGCGGCGCCTCGGCGGCGTGCCGTTCGTGCCCAACGACCTCGTCCTGGCCGAGGGGGAGATCGTGCTCCTGACGGGGCCGAACATGGCCGGCAAGAGCACCGTCGGGCGAATGGTCGCGCACATCGTGCTCCTCGCCCAAGTCGGGAGCTTCGTGCCGGCCGATCGGGCGCGGATCGGGCTCGTCGATCGGATCTTCACCCGAATCGGCGCGCAGGACGAGCTTGCGGCGGGGCAGAGCACGTTCATGGTCGAGATGGTCGAGACGGCCAACATCCTCCACCACGCCACACCGCGAAGCCTGATCATTCTCGACGAGCTCGGGCGAGGCACGAGCACGTACGATGGGATAGCAATCGCCTGGGCCGTGCTCGAGCACGTTCACAACCACCCGCGGCTCGGCGCGCGAACGCTGTTCGCCACGCATTACCACGAGCTCACGGCGCTGTCCGAGGTGCTCCCGCGGGTGCGCAACGTGTCGATGAAAGTGGCCGAGACGGACGGCCGAATCGTGTTCCTGCACCGCGTCGTCGACGGGGCCGCCGACCGATCGTACGGCGTGCACGTCGCCGAGCTCGCCGGCCTGCCGCAGAGCGTCGTGCGCCGCGCTTGGGCGCTGCTCGAGCGCTTGGAGGAGGGAGACGGCGTGCCGTTGCAGGAGGCGGTCGGCCGGCCGGTGGCCGACGAGAAGGGGCAGCTCTCACTCTTCGCCCCGGCGCCCGCGGCGGCGCCTCATCCGGCGCTGGAGGCGCTGCGCGCGCTGGACCTCGACGGCCTCACGCCGCTCGAGGCGCTGACGCGGCTGTACGAACTCCGACGGATGGCGCAGGGATGA
- a CDS encoding ROK family protein produces the protein MATMGVGASGRGDWRVGVDLGGTQLRAAAVSADGQILSHDRRPTPGTSAADVVQAIVEALTIVEAGAATTSLASAASNPLVIAAPGPLDLATGRILDTPNLPHLRNFPLAAAVAEALHREVHLENDATLAALGEATFGAGRGFDVVLFLTISTGIGGGLVVDGRPYRGTSGQAAELGHLIIDGRRDAPAAGPGTPAASRRWRAGARSGGRRRRRERRAGATALTATSRIAAVVGRRRGMWPRPRAPAIPSRSRSWTMPLVGSASGSAVRSTHSIRPSWCSAAG, from the coding sequence ATGGCGACGATGGGCGTTGGCGCGTCCGGGCGCGGCGACTGGCGCGTGGGGGTCGATCTGGGCGGCACGCAGCTCCGGGCCGCCGCGGTGTCGGCCGACGGCCAGATACTATCACACGACCGGCGGCCGACTCCGGGCACGTCCGCGGCCGACGTGGTGCAGGCGATCGTCGAGGCGTTGACGATCGTCGAGGCGGGCGCTGCCACGACGTCCCTTGCTTCGGCTGCGTCCAACCCGCTCGTCATCGCCGCACCCGGTCCCCTCGACCTCGCGACCGGACGGATCCTCGACACGCCGAACCTCCCGCACCTGCGCAACTTCCCACTGGCCGCCGCCGTCGCCGAGGCGCTGCACCGTGAAGTCCACTTGGAGAACGACGCGACGCTGGCGGCGCTCGGCGAGGCGACCTTCGGTGCGGGCCGGGGATTCGATGTCGTCCTGTTTCTGACGATCAGCACGGGCATCGGTGGCGGACTTGTCGTCGACGGCCGCCCCTACCGCGGCACGTCGGGCCAGGCCGCCGAACTGGGCCACTTGATCATCGACGGTCGGCGCGACGCGCCTGCTGCGGGGCCGGGCACACCGGCTGCCTCGAGGCGCTGGCGAGCGGGAGCGCGATCCGGCGGGCGGCGGCGGCGGCGGGAACGGCGGGCGGGGGCGACGGCCCTGACAGCGACGTCGAGGATCGCGGCGGTCGTCGGCCGTCGGCGCGGGATGTGGCCGCGGCCGCGCGCGCCGGCGATCCCGTCGCGCTCGCGATCTTGGACGATGCCGCTCGTTGGCTCGGCCTCGGGATCGGCAGTGCGATCAACGCATTCGATCCGGCCGTCGTGGTGCTCGGCGGCGGGGTGA
- a CDS encoding PD40 domain-containing protein, whose amino-acid sequence MTNRIARKRPATCAAIALAFAAVTASGLSLGGPSQRAGVRADEQQEFPPAMPAAGRIVYTRQALDEFDMFTSDPDGSNETRLSDINESAAGEDQPRWSPDGQRIAFSTFRDGAATLHILDAHGGVPRTVVVRDGMSGDAAWSPDGRCLVYNGGRADDEMRFDLKVWCDDGSPDGSRRTLTDTPEIDERDPDWSPDGTRIAFVALPHAPAPADRWTLHSVRSDGTDRRQVLALSDEHIRFPRHDPSGERIGFIGNRQNLPFGALSTFDPLTGRRERLCELASDAWTWSPDGSEILFANIANAGVRLLEASFSHNLSLTASLAPPMEQRPAASSPHARTASQYKGLYRIDVASRTVGRLTGAAGGAEAPNSATNFEFGFMPDWTAGTATPTDGPTASATTEPTPTLPDPATPTPSPTQPPPTVTAAPTPSATARGAGRIYLPRMFRAVLPNRRR is encoded by the coding sequence ATGACAAACCGGATCGCACGCAAGCGCCCCGCCACCTGCGCCGCGATTGCGCTCGCCTTCGCCGCGGTCACCGCGTCCGGCCTGTCGCTCGGCGGCCCCTCCCAGCGCGCCGGCGTACGAGCCGACGAGCAGCAGGAATTCCCGCCGGCCATGCCGGCCGCGGGCCGAATCGTGTACACCCGTCAGGCGTTGGACGAGTTCGACATGTTCACGTCCGATCCGGACGGATCGAACGAGACGCGGCTGTCGGACATCAACGAATCCGCTGCCGGTGAGGACCAGCCCCGCTGGTCGCCCGACGGACAACGCATCGCGTTTTCCACGTTCCGCGACGGCGCCGCGACGCTCCACATCCTCGATGCGCACGGCGGCGTGCCGCGCACGGTCGTCGTCCGCGACGGGATGAGCGGCGATGCCGCATGGTCGCCTGACGGCCGCTGCCTGGTCTACAACGGCGGGCGGGCGGACGACGAAATGCGCTTCGACCTGAAGGTGTGGTGCGACGATGGATCGCCAGACGGCTCGCGGCGGACGCTTACCGATACGCCCGAAATCGACGAGCGGGATCCGGATTGGTCACCGGACGGCACCCGGATCGCGTTCGTCGCCCTACCCCATGCGCCGGCTCCGGCCGACCGTTGGACGCTCCACTCCGTTCGCTCGGACGGCACGGATCGACGCCAAGTGCTGGCGCTGTCGGATGAGCACATCCGCTTTCCCCGCCACGATCCGTCGGGCGAGCGGATCGGCTTCATCGGCAATCGCCAGAACCTGCCGTTCGGCGCTCTCAGTACGTTCGATCCGCTCACCGGCCGGCGCGAACGGCTGTGCGAGCTCGCGAGCGACGCGTGGACGTGGTCACCGGACGGCAGCGAGATCCTGTTCGCGAACATCGCGAACGCCGGAGTCCGCCTGCTCGAGGCGTCCTTCAGCCACAACCTGTCGCTCACGGCATCGTTGGCGCCGCCGATGGAGCAACGGCCCGCCGCTTCCTCGCCGCATGCACGCACCGCAAGTCAATACAAGGGCCTTTACCGCATCGACGTCGCGTCCCGGACCGTCGGCCGCCTGACCGGCGCGGCGGGCGGGGCCGAGGCGCCGAACAGCGCGACGAACTTCGAGTTCGGGTTCATGCCCGACTGGACGGCCGGCACCGCCACCCCCACCGATGGGCCAACGGCGTCAGCGACGACGGAACCGACCCCGACGTTGCCCGATCCCGCCACGCCGACCCCGTCCCCAACCCAGCCGCCGCCGACGGTCACGGCCGCGCCGACCCCGTCCGCGACCGCGCGCGGTGCCGGACGGATCTACCTCCCGCGGATGTTCCGTGCCGTACTGCCCAACCGGCGCCGCTGA
- the hflX gene encoding GTPase HflX, with product MLDDSDDAADGDSDDDPELEVERETDNLAGDERLDWQLRDVKPTERGLLVGVDIAGEAAWPIAASLDELGALAETAGVGVVGRATQRRRSPEPSTLVGRGKVEELKEAAADLSVDVVLFDRELSPRQQRNLEKALDKKVIDRTALILDIFAQHARTRDGMLQVELAQLEYRLPRLTRMWTHLARQAGGRAGGAGGGVGVRGPGETQLEIDKREIGRRIAFLKGQIETLRAQRRQSRRRRQRSGLPTVSLVGYTNAGKSTLSNVLVGEATIYAADQLFATLDPTTRRIQLTSGRQALISDTVGFIQRLPTELVAAFRATLEEVVEADVLLHVVDLSHPAAIDQAETVERVLGELGLESPPMVVAVNKIDRIIEPDTWRALRQSGDGAALIDALEDVPRWGLLTARYPDAVPICAAEGVGLDALRDALDEALRGGLVPAELLIPYSAGELLHRLHTYGVVDDERYEAGGTRITAQVPPYLLGDVEAYRVAM from the coding sequence GTGCTCGACGATTCGGATGACGCCGCGGACGGCGATTCGGACGACGATCCCGAACTCGAGGTCGAGCGGGAGACCGACAACCTCGCGGGCGACGAGCGGCTCGATTGGCAGCTACGGGACGTCAAGCCGACCGAGCGCGGCTTGCTCGTGGGCGTCGACATCGCCGGCGAGGCGGCCTGGCCGATCGCGGCGTCGCTCGACGAGCTCGGGGCGCTGGCCGAGACCGCCGGGGTGGGCGTTGTCGGCCGCGCCACGCAGCGTCGACGCTCGCCTGAGCCGAGCACGCTCGTCGGGCGCGGGAAGGTCGAGGAGCTCAAGGAGGCCGCGGCCGATCTGTCGGTCGACGTCGTCCTGTTCGACCGCGAGCTTTCGCCGCGCCAGCAGCGCAACCTCGAGAAAGCGCTCGACAAGAAGGTCATTGACCGCACCGCCCTCATCCTGGACATCTTCGCCCAACATGCGCGCACGCGCGACGGCATGCTGCAGGTCGAGCTGGCGCAACTGGAGTACCGACTGCCGCGCTTGACCCGCATGTGGACCCACCTCGCGCGGCAGGCCGGCGGGCGGGCCGGTGGGGCGGGCGGCGGCGTCGGGGTGCGCGGGCCGGGCGAGACGCAGCTCGAGATCGACAAGCGCGAGATCGGGCGGCGGATCGCTTTTCTCAAGGGGCAGATCGAGACGCTGCGCGCCCAACGCCGCCAGAGCCGGCGGCGGCGCCAGCGCTCCGGGCTGCCGACGGTCTCGCTCGTGGGCTACACGAATGCCGGCAAGAGCACGCTCTCGAACGTCCTCGTCGGCGAGGCGACGATCTATGCGGCCGACCAGCTCTTCGCGACGCTCGACCCGACGACGCGGCGCATCCAGCTGACGAGCGGACGGCAGGCCCTGATCAGCGACACGGTCGGGTTCATCCAGCGCCTGCCGACCGAGCTCGTCGCCGCCTTCCGTGCGACGCTGGAGGAGGTCGTCGAGGCGGACGTGCTGCTGCACGTCGTCGATCTGTCCCATCCGGCCGCGATCGACCAGGCGGAGACCGTGGAACGAGTGCTCGGCGAGCTCGGCCTCGAGTCACCGCCGATGGTCGTGGCCGTGAACAAGATCGACCGCATCATCGAACCCGACACGTGGCGCGCGCTGCGCCAGAGCGGCGACGGCGCCGCGCTCATCGATGCGCTCGAAGACGTTCCTCGCTGGGGACTCCTCACGGCGCGCTACCCGGACGCCGTTCCGATCTGCGCGGCCGAGGGCGTCGGATTGGACGCGCTGCGCGACGCGTTGGACGAGGCGCTGCGCGGCGGCCTCGTGCCGGCCGAGCTCCTGATCCCATACAGTGCCGGCGAGCTCTTGCACCGGCTGCACACGTACGGCGTCGTGGACGACGAGCGCTACGAGGCCGGCGGCACCCGGATCACGGCACAAGTGCCGCCGTACTTGTTGGGCGACGTCGAAGCGTACCGCGTGGCCATGTGA